The Pygocentrus nattereri isolate fPygNat1 chromosome 4, fPygNat1.pri, whole genome shotgun sequence genome includes a window with the following:
- the eif2s1b gene encoding eukaryotic translation initiation factor 2 subunit 1b: MPGLSCRFYQHRFPEVEDVVMVNVRSIAEMGAYVSLLEYNNIEGMILLSELSRRRIRSINKLIRIGRNECVVVIRVDKEKGYIDLSKRRVSPEEAIKCEDKFTKSKTVYSILRHVAEVLEYTKDEQLESLYQRTAWVFDEKFKRPGYGAYDVFKQAVSDPSILDGLDLTEEERAVLIDNINRRLTPQAVKIRADIEVACYGYEGIDAVKEALRAGLKCSTDAMPIKINLIAPPRYVMTTTTLERTEGLSMLNQAMAVIKEKIEEKRGVFNIQMEPKVVTDTDETELQRQLERLERENAEVDGDDDAEEMEAKAED; this comes from the exons ATGCCAGGACTCAGCTGTAGATTTTACCAGCATCGGTTCCCGGAGGTGGAGGACGTGGTGATGGTGAATGTGCGCTCCATTGCTGAGATGGGCGCCTACGTCAGCTTGCTGGAGTACAACAACATCGAAGGCATGATCCTGCTGAGTGAACTCTCACGCCGACGTATTCGCTCcatcaacaaactgatccgcatcGGCCGCAACGAATGCGTCGTGGTGATCCGAGTGGATAAAGAGAAGG gATATATCGACTTATCGAAGAGAAGAGTATCTCCCGAGGAGGCGATCAAGTGTGAAGATAAATTTACCAAATCTAAGACT GTCTACAGTATTCTGAGGCACGTGGCCGAGGTGCTGGAGTACACCAAGGATGAGCAGCTGGAAAGCCTCTACCAGCGCACTGCCTGGGTGTTCGATGAGAAGTTTAAGAGGCCGGGATACGGCGCCTATGATGTCTTTAAACAAGCCGTGTC TGATCCCTCTATTCTGGATGGACTGGATTTGACGGAAGAAGAGAGGGCCGTGCTCATCGACAACATCAACCGGCGGCTCACACCACAGGCCGTAAAAATCAGAGCAG ATATTGAAGTGGCGTGTTATGGATATGAGGGAATAGATGCTGTCAAAGAAGCCCTGAGGGCAGGACTTAAGTGCTCTACGGATGCCATGCCAATCAAG ATAAATCTGATTGCTCCTCCACGGTATGTGATGACCACAACCACTCTGGAACGGACTGAGGGCCTGTCCATGCTCAACCAGGCCATGGCGGTCATCAAAGAGAAAATAGAAGAGAAGCGGGGAGTCTTCAACATCCAGATGGAG CCCAAAGTGGTGACAGACACAGATGAGACCGAGCTACAGCGGCAGCTGGAGCGTTTGGAAAGGGAGAACGCTGAAGTGGATGGAGACGACGATGCTGAGGAGATGGAGGCCAAGGCCGAAGACTAG
- the atp6v1d gene encoding V-type proton ATPase subunit D, translated as MSGKDRIDIFPSRMAQTIMKARLKGAQTGRNLLKKKADALSMRFRQILRKIIETKTLMGEVMREAAFSLAEAKFAAGDFSTTVIQNVNKAQVKVRAKKDNVAGVTLPVFEHYQEGGDSYELTGLARGGEQLSRLKRNYAKAVELLVELASLQTSFVTLDEAIKITNRRVNAIEHVIIPRIERTLTYIITELDEREREEFYRLKKIQEKKKQLRERTEKEIAQRLAKLGPMAEPANMLNEEADEDLLFE; from the exons ATGTCGGGCAAAGATCGGATCGACATTTTCCCGTCGAGGAT GGCGCAGACCATTATGAAGGCTCGTCTGAAAGGAGCCCAGACTGGACGTAATCTGCTGAAGAAGAAAGCTGACGCCCTTTCCATGCGCTTCCGGCAGATTCTTAGGAAAATTATCGAG ACCAAGACACTGATGGGAGAAGTCATGAGGGAAGCCGCCTTTTCTTTAGCTGAAGCCAAGTTTGCTGCTGGTGACTTTAG CACTACTGTTATCCAGAACGTGAACAAGGCCCAGGTGAAGGTCAGAGCAAAGAAGGACAACGTAGCAG GTGTGACTCTGCCTGTGTTTGAGCACTACCAGGAAGGAGGAGACA GTTATGAACTGACTGGTCTGGCCAGAGGTGGAGAGCAGCTGTCCAGACTGAAGAGGAACTATGCCAAAGCTGTGGAGCTGCTGGTGGAGTTGGCCTCCCTGCAG ACATCCTTCGTCACTTTGGACGAGGCCATCAAGATCACTAATCGCCGTGTGAATGCCATCGAGCATG TGATCATCCCAAGGATCGAGCGCACCCTCACTTACATTATCACTGAGCTggacgagagagaaagagaagagtttTACAG GCTGAAGAAAATCcaggagaagaagaagcagcttCGGGAGAGGACGGAGAAGGAGATTGCCCAGCGTCTGGCCAAGCTCGGACCCATGGCTGAGCCGGCCAACATGCTAAACGAGGAGGCCGATGAAGACCTGCTGTTTGAGTAA